One part of the Streptomyces lienomycini genome encodes these proteins:
- a CDS encoding 4-hydroxybenzoate 3-monooxygenase, with translation MRTTVGIIGAGPAGLLLARLLHNAGIDSVVLESRDRAYVERRQRAGILEQGTVDVLRAAGAGERMDREGLRHDGIELRFDRRRHRVDFPALTGGRSVMVYAQTEVCKDLIALQLTEGGPLLFEAEALAVEGAGTDRPRVRFRHGGAEGAGGAEEVLECDYVVGCDGFWGVARAAVPGGRTFERTYPFGWLGILADVAPSHDELVYARHDRGFALLSMRSPSVSRLYLQVPADTDAGDWSDERIWDELERRFETDDGWTLNRGPLTQKSVTPMRSYVHEPMRHGRLFLAGDAAHIVPPTGAKGLNLAVGDVVTFARALAHRTETGSDDLLDAYSATCLRRVWQAERFSYDMTTMLHSAPGATPFEERLQRARLDRITSSRAAETDLAEGYTGFPIG, from the coding sequence ATGCGCACCACCGTCGGCATCATCGGGGCCGGCCCCGCCGGACTGCTGCTCGCCCGGCTGCTCCACAACGCCGGGATCGACTCGGTCGTCCTGGAGAGCCGCGACCGCGCCTACGTCGAACGCAGGCAGCGCGCCGGAATCCTGGAGCAGGGCACGGTGGACGTACTGCGCGCGGCCGGGGCCGGGGAGCGGATGGACCGCGAGGGACTGCGCCACGACGGCATCGAGCTGCGGTTCGACCGGCGCCGCCACCGCGTCGACTTCCCCGCGCTCACCGGCGGCAGGTCCGTCATGGTCTACGCCCAGACCGAGGTCTGCAAGGACCTCATCGCGCTCCAGCTGACCGAAGGCGGCCCGCTGCTGTTCGAGGCGGAGGCGCTGGCCGTGGAGGGGGCCGGGACGGACCGGCCGCGCGTCCGCTTCCGGCACGGCGGCGCGGAGGGTGCCGGGGGCGCCGAGGAGGTGCTGGAGTGCGACTACGTCGTCGGCTGCGACGGCTTCTGGGGCGTGGCCCGGGCCGCGGTCCCCGGCGGGCGCACCTTCGAGCGGACGTACCCCTTCGGCTGGCTCGGCATCCTCGCCGACGTCGCCCCCTCCCACGACGAGCTGGTCTACGCCCGCCACGACCGCGGCTTCGCCCTGCTGTCCATGCGCTCCCCGTCCGTCTCCCGCCTCTACCTCCAGGTCCCCGCGGACACCGACGCCGGCGACTGGAGCGACGAGCGGATCTGGGACGAGCTGGAGCGCCGCTTCGAGACCGACGACGGCTGGACCCTGAACCGCGGGCCCCTCACCCAGAAGTCGGTCACGCCGATGCGCTCCTACGTCCACGAGCCCATGCGGCACGGGCGCCTCTTCCTCGCCGGTGACGCCGCGCACATCGTGCCGCCCACCGGCGCCAAGGGCCTCAACCTCGCCGTCGGCGACGTGGTGACCTTCGCCAGGGCCCTGGCCCACCGCACCGAAACCGGCTCCGACGACCTGCTCGACGCCTACTCCGCGACCTGCCTGCGCCGTGTCTGGCAGGCCGAGCGGTTCTCGTACGACATGACGACCATGCTGCACAGCGCGCCCGGCGCCACGCCCTTCGAGGAGCGGCTGCAGCGGGCCCGCCTGGACCGGATCACCTCCTCCCGCGCGGCCGAGACCGACCTCGCCGAGGGCTATACCGGTTTCCCGATCGGGTGA